A single genomic interval of Halorubrum aethiopicum harbors:
- the pstC gene encoding phosphate ABC transporter permease subunit PstC produces the protein MTDSTDSPDLQRRSGLRRLKEGTYGGLFAACAVITLLTTVAIFATLLSDAVVFFSEVPIAEFLTGTNWSPNPAGGGQSFGIVPLLIGTLVVTVTAAFIALPTGTLTAIYLSEYATPNARSILKPLLEILAGIPTVVYGYFALVYVTPALKATLFPEMSTFNALSASIMVGIMTIPMVSSISEDAMSAVPDDLRQAGYGLGATKFEVSTGIVVPASISGIASSYILAVSRAIGETMIVVVAMGAQARMPAIREAAFGIPFINPADVLLDSGMTITVAMVQIAGGDLTGGTIPYDSMFALGLALFAVTLVMNVISDIIAERYREEY, from the coding sequence GTGACAGACAGTACCGATAGCCCCGATCTCCAGCGTCGGAGCGGGCTCAGACGACTGAAGGAGGGAACCTACGGCGGGCTCTTCGCCGCGTGCGCGGTGATCACCCTGCTCACGACGGTCGCGATCTTCGCGACCCTGCTGTCGGACGCAGTGGTGTTCTTCTCGGAGGTCCCGATCGCCGAGTTCCTGACCGGCACCAACTGGAGCCCGAACCCGGCCGGCGGCGGGCAGTCGTTCGGCATCGTCCCGCTCCTGATCGGGACGCTCGTCGTGACGGTCACGGCGGCGTTCATCGCGCTCCCGACCGGAACGCTGACGGCGATCTACCTCAGCGAGTACGCGACCCCGAACGCGCGCTCGATCCTGAAACCGCTCTTGGAGATCCTCGCCGGGATCCCGACGGTCGTGTACGGCTACTTCGCGTTAGTGTACGTCACTCCGGCGCTGAAGGCGACGCTGTTCCCGGAGATGAGCACCTTCAACGCGCTGTCGGCGTCGATCATGGTCGGCATCATGACGATCCCGATGGTGTCGTCGATCTCCGAGGACGCGATGAGCGCCGTGCCCGACGACCTCCGGCAGGCCGGGTACGGCCTCGGCGCGACGAAGTTCGAGGTCTCGACCGGGATCGTCGTCCCCGCGTCGATCTCCGGGATCGCCTCCTCGTACATCCTCGCCGTCTCCCGCGCCATCGGCGAGACGATGATCGTCGTCGTCGCGATGGGCGCGCAGGCGCGGATGCCGGCGATTCGGGAGGCGGCGTTCGGGATCCCGTTCATCAATCCCGCCGACGTCCTCCTGGACTCCGGGATGACGATCACCGTCGCGATGGTCCAGATCGCCGGCGGCGACCTCACGGGGGGAACGATACCGTACGACTCGATGTTCGCGCTCGGCCTCGCGCTGTTCGCCGTGACGCTCGTAATGAACGTGATTAGTGACATCATCGCGGAACGCTACCGGGAGGAGTACTGA
- a CDS encoding PstS family phosphate ABC transporter substrate-binding protein — MAPSQNLDAEGITRRQSLAALAGAGALGLAGCTQSTGGGSGDDDSGDGSGDDSLSGSINIAGSSTVFPLMSAIAEDFAEDYPDVSIDISSTGSGGGFSNFFCVGETDFNNASRPIQPAEEELCADNGVEYVELIAATDALTVVVNPEADWIDSLTVEELATIWESDAVETWDEVRDEFPNEEIERYGAADTSGTYDYFIEAVLEERGHTSDYQATEQDNTIAQGVSGSEYAIGYFGFAYYFQNPDQLKALGIDSGDGPVEPSLETAASGEYTPLSRPLFTYPSIESLGNEHVAEFARYFVSQTTNEDLVAGDVGYVPATEETQEEQMQKLEDAIEQAQE, encoded by the coding sequence ATGGCACCCAGCCAGAACCTGGACGCGGAGGGAATCACGCGGCGGCAATCGCTCGCGGCGCTCGCCGGCGCCGGCGCGCTCGGTCTCGCGGGCTGTACGCAGAGCACGGGCGGCGGCTCCGGCGACGACGATTCAGGCGACGGCTCCGGCGACGACTCGCTTTCCGGTTCGATCAACATCGCCGGCTCGAGCACCGTGTTCCCGCTGATGAGCGCGATCGCGGAGGACTTCGCGGAGGACTACCCGGACGTCTCCATCGACATCAGTTCCACCGGGTCGGGCGGCGGGTTCTCGAACTTCTTCTGTGTCGGCGAGACCGACTTCAACAACGCGAGCCGGCCGATCCAGCCGGCGGAGGAGGAACTGTGTGCGGACAACGGCGTCGAGTACGTCGAGCTGATCGCGGCGACGGACGCGCTCACGGTCGTCGTCAACCCCGAGGCCGACTGGATCGACTCGCTCACCGTCGAGGAGCTCGCGACGATCTGGGAGTCGGACGCGGTCGAGACCTGGGACGAGGTCCGCGACGAGTTCCCCAACGAGGAGATAGAGCGGTACGGCGCGGCCGACACCTCCGGCACCTACGACTACTTCATCGAGGCCGTCCTCGAGGAACGCGGCCACACCAGCGACTATCAGGCCACCGAGCAGGACAACACGATCGCACAGGGGGTCTCGGGCAGCGAGTACGCGATCGGCTACTTCGGCTTCGCGTACTACTTCCAGAACCCCGACCAGCTCAAGGCGCTCGGCATCGACTCCGGCGACGGCCCCGTCGAGCCGAGCCTCGAGACGGCCGCCAGCGGCGAATACACCCCGCTCTCCCGGCCGCTCTTCACCTACCCCTCGATCGAGTCGCTCGGCAACGAACACGTCGCGGAGTTCGCCCGCTACTTCGTGAGCCAGACGACGAACGAGGACCTCGTCGCCGGCGACGTGGGGTACGTCCCCGCGACCGAGGAGACCCAGGAGGAGCAGATGCAGAAGCTCGAGGACGCCATCGAGCAGGCACAGGAGTAA
- a CDS encoding DUF7260 family protein → MATTDPANGSDPGVEEGLRSVDSAPRRALDALRVERRRTADEREAFEVFRSRVRRIPAEATPRTGTGPAAGAGTASTAVSAPSRIRGATGSTGPGLVAVRNAYAETVMSVPHYEEEYNDTYERSLAEEFGPELAVALTREPTLRERSRSSLLAGTTEAIDRREELVEIVESESSSVSRALEDLSPIAEEVGRFSRREFDAERFGALDAYRARLNVLAEKCDEVAARRQGEPLGGERRFNVGDAGTDVRTYLYRDLPVTYPVLAAVAEVGERIESVRTDVERAMIYAGSPSGNDSVGGD, encoded by the coding sequence ATGGCGACGACCGACCCCGCGAACGGATCCGACCCCGGCGTCGAGGAGGGACTACGTAGCGTCGACTCGGCCCCGCGGCGCGCCCTCGACGCCCTCCGCGTCGAGCGTCGACGAACCGCCGACGAACGGGAGGCCTTCGAGGTGTTCCGGTCGCGCGTCCGGCGGATCCCCGCGGAGGCGACGCCGAGGACGGGAACGGGGCCCGCCGCGGGAGCGGGGACGGCGTCGACCGCGGTCTCGGCTCCGTCGCGGATCCGGGGCGCGACGGGGAGCACCGGTCCCGGGCTCGTCGCAGTCCGGAACGCCTACGCGGAGACGGTGATGTCGGTCCCGCACTACGAGGAGGAGTACAACGACACCTACGAGCGCAGCCTCGCGGAGGAGTTCGGCCCGGAGCTCGCGGTCGCGCTCACCCGCGAGCCGACGCTCCGCGAGCGGTCCCGGTCGTCGCTGCTGGCGGGGACGACGGAGGCGATAGACCGGCGGGAGGAGCTCGTCGAGATCGTCGAATCCGAGTCGTCGTCGGTCTCTCGCGCGCTCGAGGACCTCTCGCCGATCGCGGAGGAGGTCGGGCGGTTCTCGCGGCGGGAGTTCGACGCCGAGCGGTTCGGCGCGCTCGACGCGTACCGCGCGCGGCTGAACGTCCTCGCAGAGAAGTGCGACGAGGTGGCGGCGCGCCGACAGGGAGAGCCCCTCGGTGGGGAGCGACGGTTCAACGTCGGCGATGCGGGCACGGACGTACGGACGTACCTCTATCGGGACCTCCCGGTCACGTATCCGGTCCTCGCCGCCGTCGCGGAGGTGGGCGAACGGATCGAGTCGGTCCGGACGGACGTGGAGCGGGCGATGATCTACGCCGGCTCGCCGAGCGGGAACGACTCGGTTGGGGGCGACTGA
- a CDS encoding DUF7508 domain-containing protein has protein sequence MSLAKPWRDLDRSTVGSAPNRYGLYELGDDGKETVGFGTGVLRDELKEALAYGDATRVRWVVADSEAHAERLLAEHVEE, from the coding sequence ATGAGCCTCGCGAAACCTTGGCGCGACCTCGACCGGTCGACCGTCGGGAGCGCCCCGAACCGGTACGGGCTCTACGAGCTCGGCGACGACGGAAAGGAGACGGTGGGGTTCGGAACGGGCGTCCTCCGCGACGAGCTGAAGGAGGCGCTCGCCTACGGCGACGCGACCCGCGTCCGGTGGGTGGTCGCCGACTCGGAGGCGCACGCCGAGCGGCTCCTCGCCGAGCACGTCGAGGAGTGA
- a CDS encoding DUF5796 family protein, whose protein sequence is MSASAPGDVPPTSIGVDLREEGVVVEYLDGRTTLYRGVPDSVEGTVTAGPGKETHVLVTDPTETEGVMTYVNDYNTGEEILRDSGVGRVVVESGETDEVFPGVIVGRDGQRNRVTADPEVAGGRVFVFVEDGWTEESYEIVSGPEEGLDAHR, encoded by the coding sequence ATGTCCGCATCCGCACCCGGCGACGTCCCGCCGACCTCGATCGGCGTCGACCTCCGCGAGGAGGGCGTCGTCGTCGAGTACCTCGACGGCCGAACCACGCTGTACCGCGGCGTTCCCGACTCCGTGGAGGGGACGGTCACCGCGGGACCGGGCAAGGAGACGCACGTGCTCGTCACCGACCCGACCGAGACGGAGGGGGTGATGACGTATGTGAACGACTACAACACCGGCGAGGAGATCCTTCGCGACTCGGGCGTCGGCCGCGTCGTGGTCGAGTCCGGCGAGACCGACGAGGTGTTCCCCGGCGTGATCGTCGGCCGCGACGGGCAGCGCAACCGGGTGACGGCCGACCCCGAGGTCGCGGGCGGCCGCGTGTTCGTCTTCGTCGAGGACGGCTGGACCGAGGAGAGCTACGAGATCGTTTCCGGCCCCGAGGAGGGGCTCGACGCCCACCGCTGA
- a CDS encoding shikimate kinase, giving the protein MEGRAAALGAGTVLNALATGTGAAFGLDVETRATVELEPESDAVEGTIAEDPDGDTALIEHCVALATERWGDGEGGVVRTDSDVPLAAGLKSSSAAANAAVLATCDALGLAVGDADDAVEVTRLEACRLGVRAAREAGVTVTGAFDDATASMLGGVCLTDNGEDRLRARDPVDWDALVWSPPERAYSADADVERCGAVAPMADLVADLAEEGRYAEAMTVNGLAFSAALGFDTDPAVEAMPRASGVSLSGTGPSVVAVADAADPDADLASLADLWADRPGTLRRTTTRNDGAYTGDSP; this is encoded by the coding sequence ATGGAGGGACGGGCGGCCGCGCTCGGCGCGGGGACCGTGTTGAACGCCCTGGCGACGGGGACGGGTGCGGCCTTCGGGCTCGACGTCGAGACGCGCGCGACGGTCGAACTCGAGCCCGAATCCGACGCCGTCGAGGGGACCATCGCGGAGGACCCCGACGGCGACACGGCGCTCATCGAGCACTGCGTCGCGCTCGCGACGGAGCGGTGGGGCGACGGCGAGGGCGGCGTCGTCCGGACCGACAGCGACGTGCCGCTGGCGGCGGGGCTCAAGAGCTCCAGCGCGGCCGCCAACGCGGCCGTTCTCGCGACCTGCGACGCGCTCGGGCTGGCCGTGGGCGACGCCGACGACGCGGTCGAGGTCACCCGACTCGAGGCGTGTCGGCTGGGCGTCCGCGCGGCCCGCGAGGCCGGCGTCACCGTCACCGGCGCGTTCGACGACGCGACCGCCTCGATGCTGGGCGGCGTCTGTCTCACCGACAACGGCGAGGACCGCCTCCGCGCCCGCGACCCGGTCGACTGGGACGCCCTCGTCTGGTCGCCCCCCGAGCGGGCCTACAGCGCCGACGCCGACGTCGAGCGCTGCGGAGCCGTCGCGCCGATGGCCGACCTCGTCGCCGACCTCGCCGAGGAGGGGCGCTACGCGGAGGCGATGACCGTCAACGGGCTCGCCTTCTCGGCCGCGCTCGGCTTCGACACGGACCCCGCCGTCGAGGCGATGCCCCGCGCGTCGGGGGTGTCGCTCTCGGGAACCGGGCCGAGCGTCGTCGCCGTCGCGGACGCGGCCGACCCCGACGCCGACCTCGCTTCCCTCGCGGACCTGTGGGCCGATCGCCCAGGTACGCTGCGGCGGACGACGACGCGAAACGACGGCGCGTACACCGGTGATTCACCATGA
- a CDS encoding chorismate mutase: protein MSTDTSDPEEMSLDELRREIEDIDHEIVELIARRTYVADTVAQVKEKRDLPTTDESQEARVMERAGENAEQFDVDVNLVKAIFRLLIELNKAEQRESR, encoded by the coding sequence ATGAGCACTGACACATCCGACCCCGAAGAGATGAGCCTCGACGAACTCCGCCGGGAGATCGAGGACATCGACCACGAGATCGTCGAACTGATCGCCCGCCGGACGTACGTCGCCGACACGGTCGCGCAGGTGAAAGAGAAGCGGGACCTCCCGACGACGGACGAGTCACAGGAGGCCCGCGTGATGGAGCGGGCCGGGGAGAACGCCGAGCAGTTCGACGTCGACGTGAACCTCGTGAAGGCGATCTTCCGGCTCCTGATCGAGTTGAACAAGGCCGAGCAGAGAGAAAGCCGCTGA
- a CDS encoding DUF5811 family protein has product MNGNNPYAGPPGVTDAGEPAPVDLSPEQERRLRRTVAGIVSRTESYLPDGYAVGSELSVGSDGPQATVAVNPPAGHPVTAGFTPDLDELEAGIADSDADEVARGLAASAAIQVMDAVGDVTPTAK; this is encoded by the coding sequence ATGAACGGCAACAACCCGTACGCCGGACCGCCGGGCGTCACCGACGCGGGCGAGCCCGCGCCGGTCGACCTCTCCCCGGAACAGGAACGGCGACTCAGGCGGACGGTGGCCGGGATCGTCTCCCGCACCGAATCGTATCTCCCGGACGGCTACGCGGTCGGGTCGGAGCTCTCCGTCGGAAGCGACGGCCCCCAGGCGACCGTCGCCGTCAATCCCCCGGCCGGCCACCCCGTCACCGCCGGGTTCACGCCGGACCTCGACGAGCTCGAGGCCGGCATCGCCGACTCCGACGCCGACGAGGTCGCCCGCGGGCTGGCCGCCAGCGCCGCGATCCAGGTCATGGACGCCGTCGGCGACGTGACGCCGACCGCGAAGTGA
- a CDS encoding pyruvoyl-dependent arginine decarboxylase, with translation MNTIHVAGGVGVADTAMASYDAALADANLHNYNLVAVSSVIPAEATVKRVAAAPDLGPPGNALTVVEARRTVGPGDEVDFREGGRAGAEDAADKRAPRRRPDVAAGLGWATGPGPGIFYEVTGEDPEAVRDRIHAGLDDGIALRDWTFTDRETHVETAPAEPDRYTTAVAVAAYGESEPIL, from the coding sequence ATGAACACCATCCACGTCGCCGGCGGCGTCGGCGTCGCCGACACGGCGATGGCCTCCTATGACGCCGCGCTCGCGGACGCGAACCTCCACAACTACAACCTCGTCGCCGTCTCCTCCGTGATCCCCGCCGAGGCGACCGTGAAACGGGTGGCGGCGGCTCCGGATCTGGGCCCCCCGGGGAACGCCCTCACCGTCGTGGAGGCGCGCCGGACGGTCGGGCCGGGCGACGAGGTGGACTTCCGCGAGGGCGGACGCGCCGGCGCGGAGGACGCGGCCGACAAGCGCGCCCCCCGACGACGGCCGGACGTCGCCGCCGGCCTCGGCTGGGCGACCGGTCCGGGACCGGGGATCTTCTACGAGGTGACCGGCGAGGACCCCGAGGCGGTTCGCGACCGGATCCACGCCGGCCTGGACGACGGCATCGCGCTCCGCGACTGGACGTTCACCGACCGGGAGACCCACGTCGAGACCGCGCCGGCCGAGCCCGACCGATACACCACCGCGGTCGCCGTCGCGGCGTACGGCGAGTCGGAGCCGATCCTCTGA
- the pan2 gene encoding proteasome-activating nucleotidase Pan2: MSHSPSLPDRPRLELDPEMSEAERLEAIRQHYRRIVNVNDELEDRLEDAQGRRGDLKADVDELKRENEVLKTSSLYIASVEEITEDGVVIKQHGNNQEVLTQAATRLDADLRPGDRVAINDSFAIQQTLDDETDSRAQAMEVTASPDVEYADIGGIDEQIREVREAVEDPLENPEQFETVGVEPPSGVLLHGPPGTGKTMLAKAVANESDATFIKMAGSELVRKFIGEGSRLVRDLFELAAEREPAVIFIDEIDAVASKRTDSKTSGDAEVQRTMMQLLSEMDGFDERGEIRIIAATNRFDMLDEAILRPGRFDRLIEVPEPDAEGRERILEIHSEEMNVADDVDVSAVAADLEGYSGADIASLATEAGMFAIRDDRTEVLQEDFERAREKLQDVEGTDEQVIHYQY; encoded by the coding sequence ATGTCCCATAGCCCCTCACTGCCGGACCGCCCCCGTCTCGAACTCGATCCGGAGATGAGCGAGGCGGAACGGCTCGAGGCGATCCGGCAACACTACCGGCGGATCGTCAACGTGAACGACGAACTCGAGGACCGCCTCGAGGACGCACAGGGACGCCGGGGCGACCTCAAGGCCGACGTCGACGAGCTGAAACGCGAGAACGAGGTGTTGAAGACGTCCTCCCTGTACATCGCCTCCGTCGAGGAGATCACGGAGGACGGCGTCGTCATCAAACAGCACGGCAACAACCAGGAGGTGCTGACGCAGGCGGCGACCCGGCTGGACGCCGACCTCCGTCCCGGCGACCGCGTCGCGATCAACGACTCCTTTGCGATCCAGCAGACCCTCGACGACGAGACCGACTCCCGCGCGCAGGCGATGGAGGTCACGGCGTCGCCCGACGTCGAGTACGCCGACATCGGCGGGATCGACGAGCAGATCCGTGAGGTGCGCGAGGCCGTCGAGGACCCCCTCGAGAACCCCGAGCAGTTCGAGACGGTCGGCGTCGAGCCGCCGAGCGGCGTGCTGCTTCACGGCCCGCCGGGGACCGGCAAGACGATGCTGGCGAAGGCGGTCGCCAACGAATCGGACGCGACGTTCATCAAGATGGCCGGCTCGGAACTGGTCCGTAAGTTCATCGGCGAGGGCTCCCGGCTCGTCCGCGACCTCTTCGAGCTGGCCGCCGAGCGCGAGCCCGCGGTGATCTTCATCGACGAGATCGACGCGGTCGCCTCGAAGCGGACGGACTCGAAGACCTCCGGCGACGCCGAGGTCCAGCGCACGATGATGCAGTTGCTCTCGGAGATGGACGGCTTCGACGAGCGCGGGGAGATCCGCATCATCGCCGCCACCAACCGCTTCGACATGCTCGACGAGGCGATCCTGCGTCCCGGCCGCTTCGACCGCCTCATCGAGGTGCCGGAGCCCGACGCCGAGGGTCGCGAGCGCATCCTCGAGATCCACTCCGAGGAGATGAACGTCGCCGACGACGTCGACGTGAGCGCGGTCGCGGCGGACCTGGAGGGGTACAGCGGCGCGGACATCGCCTCGCTCGCGACCGAGGCGGGGATGTTCGCGATCCGCGACGACCGCACCGAGGTGCTCCAGGAGGACTTCGAGCGGGCCCGGGAGAAGCTCCAGGACGTCGAGGGAACCGACGAGCAGGTCATCCACTACCAGTACTGA
- a CDS encoding response regulator — MTDGSSPDGSSPSGSPPDGATPTVLAVDDEPDLAELYRVYLDGRYDVRIATSGEQALEEMDDEVDVVLLDRRMPDLSGHEVLSEIRGAGYDARVAMLTAVEPDVDIVDMPFDDYKTKPVTREDLLALVEVLLERAAFDERSQRFFALASKKAALEASGATNTEEYDELVERMEAVRAEVDETLDRLSAEDAFAEISTNVP; from the coding sequence ATGACCGACGGATCGTCCCCTGACGGATCGTCCCCGAGCGGATCGCCTCCCGACGGAGCGACGCCGACGGTCCTCGCCGTCGACGACGAGCCCGACCTGGCCGAACTGTACCGCGTCTACCTCGACGGCCGCTACGACGTTCGGATCGCCACGAGCGGCGAGCAGGCGCTCGAGGAGATGGACGACGAGGTCGACGTGGTGCTCCTCGACCGGCGGATGCCGGACCTGTCCGGCCACGAGGTGCTCTCCGAGATCCGGGGGGCGGGGTACGACGCCCGGGTGGCGATGTTGACCGCGGTCGAGCCCGACGTCGACATCGTCGACATGCCGTTCGACGACTACAAGACCAAGCCCGTCACCCGCGAGGACCTCCTCGCGCTCGTCGAGGTGCTCTTGGAGCGCGCCGCCTTCGACGAGCGGAGCCAGCGCTTCTTCGCGCTCGCCTCGAAGAAGGCGGCGCTCGAGGCCTCCGGAGCGACGAACACCGAGGAGTACGACGAACTCGTCGAGCGGATGGAGGCGGTCCGCGCGGAGGTCGACGAGACGCTCGACCGGCTCTCGGCGGAGGACGCGTTCGCCGAGATATCGACGAACGTCCCCTGA
- a CDS encoding amphi-Trp domain-containing protein → MPEEVLFESESRRSREEIASYLRTVADSLESGNAITLTHGEQSVTMEPPARPTFEVKAEREGPVDGPGELSVEFELEWDEDGGDLEIE, encoded by the coding sequence ATGCCCGAGGAAGTCCTCTTCGAGTCGGAGAGCCGTCGAAGCCGCGAGGAGATCGCCTCGTACCTTCGGACCGTCGCCGACTCGCTCGAGTCCGGCAACGCGATCACGCTGACGCACGGCGAGCAGTCGGTGACGATGGAGCCGCCGGCACGCCCCACTTTCGAGGTGAAAGCCGAGCGGGAGGGACCGGTCGACGGCCCCGGCGAGTTGAGCGTGGAGTTCGAACTCGAGTGGGACGAGGACGGCGGCGACCTCGAGATCGAGTAG
- a CDS encoding aminopeptidase: MDPRVREHAETIANHSTGIEAGDDVVIQLPAEAEDLAVALHEVCGDRGANPVYLNYSKRADRAFKRAADGFEEPDHRRALYEETDVFVIARGGANVTEDADVDPETNAAYNRALEEVKRTRLSKTWCLTQYPTAGHAQLAGMSTEAYEDFVWDAVSLDWEAQREFQAEMAAILTDADEVRIRSGEETDLTLDVSGNSALNDHGEKNLPGGEVFTAPVRDGVDGEVYFDLPLYRYGREIEGVRLRFEDGEVVSHAAERNEDLLAGILDTDEGSRHLGELGIGMNRQIDRFTYNMLFDEKMGDTVHMAVGSAYPETVGEGNEVNESAEHVDMIVDMSEDSVIEVDGEVVQRDGTFAFEDDF, translated from the coding sequence ATGGACCCACGCGTACGCGAACACGCGGAGACGATCGCGAACCACTCGACCGGCATCGAGGCCGGCGACGACGTCGTCATCCAGCTGCCGGCCGAGGCGGAGGACCTCGCGGTCGCGCTCCACGAGGTCTGCGGGGACCGCGGGGCGAATCCGGTGTACCTCAACTACTCGAAGCGGGCGGACCGCGCGTTCAAACGCGCCGCCGACGGCTTCGAGGAGCCCGATCACCGGCGCGCGCTCTACGAGGAGACCGACGTGTTCGTGATCGCCCGCGGCGGGGCGAACGTCACGGAGGACGCCGACGTGGACCCCGAGACGAACGCCGCGTACAACCGCGCGCTGGAGGAGGTCAAGCGGACTCGCCTCTCGAAGACGTGGTGTCTCACGCAGTACCCGACGGCCGGACACGCCCAGCTCGCGGGGATGAGCACCGAGGCGTACGAGGACTTCGTGTGGGACGCGGTCTCGCTCGACTGGGAGGCCCAACGCGAGTTCCAGGCGGAGATGGCGGCGATCCTGACCGACGCCGACGAGGTCCGGATCCGCTCCGGCGAGGAGACCGACCTGACGCTCGACGTCTCCGGGAACTCCGCGCTCAACGACCACGGCGAGAAGAACCTCCCCGGCGGCGAGGTGTTCACGGCTCCCGTCCGCGACGGCGTCGACGGCGAGGTGTACTTCGACCTCCCGCTGTACCGGTACGGCCGCGAGATCGAGGGGGTCCGGCTGCGCTTCGAGGACGGCGAAGTCGTCTCGCACGCCGCCGAGCGCAACGAGGACCTACTCGCCGGGATCCTCGACACCGACGAGGGATCACGGCACCTCGGCGAGCTGGGGATCGGGATGAACCGCCAGATCGACCGGTTCACCTACAACATGCTGTTCGACGAGAAGATGGGCGACACCGTCCACATGGCGGTCGGCTCGGCGTACCCGGAGACCGTCGGTGAGGGGAACGAGGTAAACGAGTCGGCCGAACACGTCGACATGATCGTCGACATGAGCGAGGACTCCGTCATCGAGGTCGACGGCGAGGTCGTCCAGCGCGACGGCACGTTCGCCTTCGAGGACGACTTCTAA
- a CDS encoding M48 family metallopeptidase, protein MVRLAFRFATATVGVLLLAGYLAAALVVFRTLRALWALRPGTVELVVLLAAAALGSAYLSYRFGTARLLDAVDADPIPRARAPELHRRLDALVSRMDVDRPTLYVADARAPNAFAVSGAGGGALVIDRSLFRLLSPPELEGILAHELAHLETRDGLAAAMIDGLARTAVGLVTLASLPALLALSGLAGGSAWIRGRPGDRSGVFARLHRLLAGGLVAGFVLATLLARTRSRRREFAADDRAAAVTGDPLALARALRRIERATEPAWPFAPLSTHRDTDDPIERWLSTHPPTADRIRRLRERAEAESDRRGREGWTGVPVR, encoded by the coding sequence ATGGTCCGGCTCGCCTTCCGGTTCGCGACGGCGACGGTCGGCGTCCTCCTCCTCGCGGGGTACCTCGCGGCGGCGCTCGTCGTCTTCCGAACGCTCCGCGCGCTCTGGGCGCTCCGGCCGGGGACCGTCGAACTGGTCGTCCTGCTCGCCGCCGCCGCGCTCGGCTCCGCGTACCTGAGCTACCGGTTCGGGACGGCGCGGCTGCTCGACGCCGTCGACGCCGACCCGATCCCCCGGGCGCGCGCCCCGGAGCTCCACCGCCGGCTCGACGCGCTCGTCTCCCGGATGGACGTCGACCGGCCGACGCTGTACGTCGCGGACGCCCGCGCCCCGAACGCGTTCGCGGTCAGCGGGGCCGGCGGCGGCGCGCTCGTGATCGACCGCTCGCTCTTCCGGCTGTTGTCGCCGCCCGAGCTCGAGGGGATCCTCGCCCACGAGCTCGCGCACCTCGAGACGCGGGACGGGCTCGCGGCCGCGATGATCGACGGCCTCGCGCGGACCGCCGTCGGCCTCGTCACGCTCGCGTCGCTCCCCGCCCTGCTGGCGCTGTCGGGGCTCGCGGGCGGGTCGGCGTGGATCCGCGGGCGACCCGGCGACCGCTCGGGGGTCTTCGCGCGGCTCCATCGGCTCCTCGCCGGGGGACTCGTCGCCGGGTTCGTCCTCGCGACGCTGCTCGCGCGCACCCGCTCCCGAAGGCGGGAGTTCGCGGCCGACGACCGGGCGGCGGCGGTGACCGGCGACCCGCTCGCGCTCGCTCGCGCGCTCCGCCGGATCGAGCGCGCGACGGAGCCCGCCTGGCCGTTCGCGCCGCTGTCGACCCACCGCGACACCGACGACCCGATCGAGCGCTGGCTCTCGACGCACCCGCCGACCGCCGACCGGATCCGGCGACTTCGGGAACGCGCCGAGGCGGAGTCGGACCGGCGGGGTCGCGAGGGGTGGACCGGCGTTCCGGTTCGATGA